Proteins from a single region of Phycisphaeraceae bacterium D3-23:
- a CDS encoding response regulator transcription factor → MTQTDTKTRILLVDDHMIVRESLACRLEDEPDLAVPHTAADAGEGLALAKKHDFDIVVMDIDMPGISCFDAARQLDKGEQTAQVVFLSAVWNDSFIEQATAAGACGMLSKSDAPEVLVNAIRTIVDGGVYFSDEVRSRLRVHAANPEEPNDGQTRLSMLTPRELEVLRAVGMGSSRKQMAQDLGISGNTVAVHTNRIMRKLDIHDRVTLARFAIKIGLSPL, encoded by the coding sequence ATGACCCAGACCGACACCAAGACCCGTATCCTGCTGGTGGACGACCACATGATCGTCCGGGAATCGCTGGCGTGTCGGCTCGAAGACGAGCCCGACCTGGCCGTCCCCCATACCGCCGCCGACGCCGGCGAAGGGCTCGCGCTCGCCAAAAAGCACGATTTTGATATCGTCGTGATGGATATCGACATGCCCGGCATCAGCTGCTTCGACGCGGCGCGTCAGCTCGACAAGGGCGAGCAGACCGCGCAGGTCGTGTTCCTCAGCGCCGTCTGGAACGACAGCTTCATCGAGCAGGCCACCGCGGCAGGGGCGTGCGGCATGCTGAGCAAGTCCGATGCGCCCGAAGTCTTGGTCAACGCGATCCGCACCATCGTCGACGGCGGGGTCTACTTCTCCGACGAGGTCCGCAGCCGACTCCGCGTCCACGCCGCGAACCCCGAAGAGCCCAACGACGGCCAGACCCGGCTGAGCATGCTCACCCCGCGCGAGCTCGAAGTCCTACGCGCCGTGGGCATGGGCAGCTCCCGCAAACAGATGGCGCAGGACCTTGGCATCAGCGGCAACACCGTCGCCGTCCACACCAACCGCATCATGCGCAAGCTCGACATCCACGACCGCGTCACCCTCGCAAGGTTCGCGATCAAAATCGGTCTCTCGCCGCTATAG
- a CDS encoding YdjY domain-containing protein, translating into MRHRLHFLAALVLIGGLSAGSIQAQNDGATPAAPAPPPAEPAPAGETPDDPLAQIIDAFNADDNGILIDREARTIDIDAKVCLRECEFLEQLACSQDTREHESLLVLLAKPSMVHTALLLLGVEPGAPLQWVEEEDSVRTIPPRGPAIGVLIVTTDDEGEEVITPANEWVKDQKTDEVMRGNTWLFAGSKFVEVNGQEMYVADAYGTAISLVNFGDDLLARSTEMTDSNDSHGRVWGANTDAIPEVGTEVRIRLSVPEPPQPPAPEPPADE; encoded by the coding sequence ATGCGACATCGACTGCACTTCTTAGCCGCACTTGTTCTGATCGGTGGCCTGTCCGCAGGCTCGATCCAGGCCCAAAACGACGGGGCCACCCCCGCGGCGCCCGCCCCACCGCCGGCCGAGCCGGCCCCCGCCGGCGAAACGCCTGACGACCCCCTCGCCCAGATCATCGACGCGTTCAACGCCGACGACAACGGCATCTTGATCGACCGCGAAGCGCGCACCATCGACATCGACGCCAAGGTCTGCCTGCGCGAGTGCGAGTTCCTCGAACAACTCGCCTGCTCACAGGACACGCGCGAGCACGAGTCGCTGCTCGTGCTCCTGGCTAAGCCCTCCATGGTCCACACCGCCCTGCTGCTGCTCGGGGTCGAGCCCGGCGCGCCTTTGCAGTGGGTCGAGGAGGAAGACTCGGTCCGCACCATCCCGCCACGCGGGCCCGCCATCGGCGTCCTGATCGTAACCACCGACGACGAAGGCGAGGAAGTCATCACCCCCGCCAACGAATGGGTCAAAGACCAGAAGACCGACGAGGTCATGCGGGGCAACACCTGGCTCTTCGCGGGCTCGAAGTTCGTCGAGGTCAACGGCCAGGAGATGTACGTCGCCGACGCCTACGGCACCGCGATCTCGCTGGTCAACTTCGGCGACGACCTGCTCGCACGATCCACCGAGATGACCGACAGTAACGACAGCCACGGCCGGGTCTGGGGCGCGAACACCGACGCCATCCCCGAGGTCGGCACCGAGGTCCGCATCCGGTTATCCGTCCCCGAACCCCCCCAGCCGCCCGCCCCGGAGCCCCCCGCCGACGAGTAG
- the carB gene encoding carbamoyl-phosphate synthase large subunit, producing the protein MPKRTDLQTILIIGAGPIVIGQGCEFDYSGTQACKALKEEGYHVVLVNSNPATIMTDPEFSDRTYIEPITPECVEKIIAKEHGGKYQIDALLPTLGGQTALNCACALEEQGILKKYGIEMIGATRDAIYRAEDREQFKQCMDKIGLRNPVSGTAHNMEEARAILKDTGLPAIIRPAFTLGGSGGGIAYNQEEFEDIAKRGLDASMNSQILIDQSLLGWKEYEMEVMRDKNDNAVIVCAIENFDAMGVHTGDSITVAPAQTLTDKEYQRMRDASLAILRVIGVETGGSNCQFAINPANGDMVVVEMNPRVSRSSALASKATGFPIAKLAAKLAVGYTLDELPNDVTGQTVACFEPSIDYVVTKLPRWTFEKFPEADETLTTQMKSVGEAMSIGRTFKESLQKGIRSMEVKRFGLGLDQNDQYLQNVRGVELADGTTVDWPINKDRLKRKLRVPSQGRMYYIRYAFKMGWTIEQVNEHTSIDPWFLDQLKQLVDFESKLEAVGGLEDLSRELLFEAKQLGYSDPQLANLFLGAITTTNIMAVRKYRKKLGVEPVYKLVDTCAAEFEAATPYYYSTYETPYKRVKPGGGHPRALDGNASPVCYADEQYIEGGASTLIADDEIRITDKKKIIILGGGPNRIGQGIEFDYCCVQAAFAAKELGFESVMVNSNPETVSTDYDTSDLLFFEPLTLEDTLNIIERLNGKPLSEPGGLVHGVIVQFGGQTPLNLANGLKAAGVPIIGTSVEAIDLAEDRDKFKALCDELGVKQPANGIAYDADEAVVIANRIGYPVLVRPSFVLGGRAMETVFDDAQLKKYMLIALGASDLDGQPILIDKFLSEATECDIDVVADYGPVVPGGEPSTDQRALVTGVLEHIEEAGIHSGDSACSIPPYSMTPEVIEELKEKSRAMAKALDVRGLMNVQWAIRKPELTESGKHEIYVIEVNPRASRTVPFVSKATGISWGAPRREGDGGQTARRARRDHRSHAGARVGQGSRLPVRQVPRRRCGAGPRDAVDRRGHGQRQELRDGVLEGADGDQPAAAQSGHGVPVGA; encoded by the coding sequence ATGCCCAAACGCACCGACCTCCAGACCATCCTCATCATCGGCGCCGGCCCGATCGTCATTGGCCAGGGCTGCGAGTTCGACTACTCCGGCACACAGGCCTGCAAAGCCCTCAAAGAGGAGGGCTACCACGTCGTGCTCGTCAACTCGAACCCCGCGACGATCATGACCGATCCGGAGTTTTCCGACCGCACCTACATCGAGCCCATCACCCCCGAGTGCGTCGAAAAAATCATCGCCAAGGAGCACGGCGGCAAGTACCAGATCGACGCGCTGCTGCCGACGCTCGGCGGGCAGACCGCGCTCAACTGCGCCTGCGCGCTTGAAGAGCAGGGCATCCTCAAGAAGTACGGCATCGAGATGATCGGCGCAACCCGCGACGCGATCTACCGCGCCGAGGACCGCGAACAGTTCAAGCAGTGCATGGACAAGATCGGCTTGCGCAACCCCGTGTCGGGCACGGCGCACAACATGGAAGAGGCCCGCGCCATCCTCAAAGACACCGGGCTGCCCGCGATCATCCGCCCGGCGTTCACGCTCGGCGGGTCGGGCGGCGGCATCGCCTACAACCAGGAAGAGTTCGAAGATATCGCCAAGCGCGGCCTCGACGCCTCGATGAACTCGCAGATACTCATCGACCAGTCGCTCCTGGGCTGGAAAGAGTACGAGATGGAGGTGATGCGGGATAAGAACGACAACGCCGTGATCGTCTGCGCGATCGAGAACTTCGACGCGATGGGCGTGCACACCGGCGACTCGATCACCGTCGCCCCGGCGCAGACGCTGACGGATAAGGAGTACCAGCGGATGCGCGACGCGTCGCTCGCGATCCTCCGCGTCATCGGCGTCGAGACCGGCGGGTCCAACTGCCAGTTCGCCATCAACCCCGCCAACGGCGATATGGTCGTCGTCGAGATGAACCCGCGCGTGTCGCGCAGCTCCGCGCTGGCGTCCAAGGCGACGGGCTTCCCGATCGCAAAACTCGCCGCGAAGCTGGCCGTGGGCTACACGCTCGACGAGCTGCCCAACGACGTGACCGGGCAGACGGTGGCCTGTTTCGAGCCCTCGATCGACTACGTTGTGACAAAGCTGCCCCGATGGACCTTCGAGAAGTTCCCCGAGGCGGACGAGACCCTGACGACGCAGATGAAAAGCGTCGGCGAGGCGATGTCGATCGGGCGGACGTTCAAGGAGAGCTTGCAGAAGGGCATCCGCTCGATGGAGGTCAAGCGGTTCGGGCTCGGGCTCGACCAGAACGACCAGTACCTGCAGAACGTGCGCGGCGTCGAGCTTGCGGACGGGACCACCGTCGATTGGCCCATCAATAAGGACCGGCTCAAGCGCAAGCTCCGCGTGCCCTCGCAGGGGCGCATGTACTACATCCGCTATGCGTTCAAGATGGGCTGGACCATCGAGCAGGTGAACGAACACACCTCGATCGACCCGTGGTTCCTGGACCAGCTCAAACAGCTCGTCGACTTTGAGTCGAAGCTCGAAGCCGTCGGCGGGCTCGAAGACCTGTCGCGCGAGCTGCTGTTTGAGGCCAAGCAGCTGGGCTACAGCGACCCGCAGCTCGCGAACCTGTTCCTGGGCGCGATCACGACGACGAACATCATGGCGGTGCGGAAGTACCGCAAGAAGCTGGGCGTCGAGCCGGTGTACAAGCTGGTCGATACCTGCGCCGCGGAGTTCGAGGCGGCGACGCCGTATTACTATTCGACGTATGAGACGCCGTACAAGAGGGTAAAGCCCGGGGGTGGCCACCCCCGGGCTTTAGACGGCAACGCATCACCTGTGTGCTATGCGGATGAGCAGTACATTGAAGGTGGCGCATCGACACTCATCGCCGACGACGAAATCCGAATCACCGACAAGAAGAAGATCATCATCCTCGGCGGCGGGCCCAACCGGATCGGGCAGGGGATCGAGTTCGACTACTGCTGCGTGCAGGCCGCGTTCGCCGCCAAGGAGCTTGGCTTCGAGTCGGTGATGGTGAACTCGAACCCCGAGACCGTGTCCACGGACTACGACACGAGCGACCTGTTGTTCTTCGAGCCGCTGACGCTGGAGGACACGCTGAACATTATCGAGCGGCTCAACGGCAAGCCGCTCAGCGAGCCCGGCGGGCTGGTCCACGGCGTGATCGTGCAGTTCGGGGGGCAGACGCCGCTGAACCTGGCCAACGGGCTCAAGGCCGCGGGCGTGCCGATCATCGGGACGAGCGTGGAGGCGATCGACCTGGCCGAGGACCGCGACAAGTTCAAGGCCCTGTGCGACGAGCTGGGCGTGAAGCAGCCCGCCAACGGCATTGCGTACGACGCCGACGAGGCGGTCGTCATCGCCAACCGCATCGGCTACCCCGTGCTGGTTCGGCCCAGCTTCGTGCTCGGTGGACGGGCGATGGAGACCGTCTTCGACGACGCCCAACTCAAGAAGTACATGCTCATCGCCCTGGGCGCGTCCGACCTCGACGGCCAACCGATCCTCATCGACAAGTTCCTCTCCGAAGCCACCGAGTGCGACATCGACGTCGTCGCGGACTACGGCCCCGTGGTGCCCGGCGGCGAACCTTCAACCGACCAACGCGCTTTGGTGACGGGCGTGCTCGAACACATCGAGGAGGCGGGGATCCACTCGGGGGACTCGGCGTGCAGCATCCCGCCGTATTCGATGACGCCCGAGGTGATCGAGGAGCTCAAGGAGAAGTCGCGCGCGATGGCCAAGGCGCTCGACGTGCGCGGGCTGATGAACGTGCAGTGGGCGATCCGCAAGCCCGAGCTGACCGAGTCGGGCAAGCACGAGATCTATGTGATCGAGGTCAACCCCCGCGCGTCGCGGACGGTGCCGTTTGTCAGCAAGGCGACGGGTATCTCGTGGGGCGCGCCTCGCCGCGAAGGTGATGGCGGGCAAACAGCTCGGCGAGCTCGGCGTGACCACAGAAGTCACGCCGGAGCACGTGTCGGTCAAGGAAGTCGTCTTCCCGTTCGGCAAGTTCCCCGGCGTCGATGTGGTGCTGGGCCCCGAGATGCGGTCGACCGGCGAGGTCATGGGCAGCGACAAGAGCTTCGCGATGGCGTTCTTGAAGGGGCAGATGGCGACCAACCAGCCGCTGCCCAAAGCGGGCACGGTGTTCCTGTCGGTGCGTGA
- a CDS encoding DUF2752 domain-containing protein, with protein MESESQPESYEKTGAAAMDPPDSAARDAPRLATGQRWVALGLGVGALAAMAWLGLNNPLEHSFLPRCPTEQFAGVYCPGCGATRATHHMLQGRPVVAMGYNPLLVILGTPLILWTLVSLGYQAATGRRVRRWQMPGYVGWGALVVLVGFAVLRNLPGEAFEGLRPTPVEVDRARARGAE; from the coding sequence ATGGAATCAGAAAGCCAGCCCGAATCCTATGAAAAAACAGGCGCGGCCGCAATGGACCCGCCCGACAGCGCGGCGCGCGACGCCCCGCGGTTAGCGACCGGGCAGCGCTGGGTCGCGCTGGGGCTGGGGGTCGGGGCCTTGGCGGCGATGGCCTGGCTCGGGCTCAACAACCCGCTGGAGCACTCGTTCTTGCCGCGCTGCCCGACCGAGCAGTTCGCGGGAGTGTATTGCCCGGGCTGCGGGGCGACGCGGGCGACGCACCACATGCTGCAGGGCCGGCCTGTGGTCGCGATGGGGTACAACCCGCTGCTGGTCATCCTCGGCACGCCGCTGATCCTCTGGACGCTTGTGTCGCTTGGCTACCAAGCGGCGACGGGCCGGCGAGTGAGGCGTTGGCAGATGCCGGGGTATGTGGGGTGGGGCGCGCTGGTGGTGCTGGTGGGGTTCGCGGTGTTGCGCAACCTGCCGGGCGAGGCGTTTGAAGGGCTTCGGCCGACGCCGGTGGAGGTGGACCGGGCGCGGGCGCGGGGGGCGGAGTAG
- a CDS encoding CD225/dispanin family protein, producing MPDSRGPAEHKLAQSILITLCCCMPFGIVAIVFSAMAMSANKEGDFTKAHEMAEKANKFGWIGFWLGLVAIAINIILNVLAAMAQNP from the coding sequence ATGCCCGACAGCCGAGGGCCGGCCGAACACAAACTCGCCCAGTCGATCCTCATCACGCTCTGCTGCTGCATGCCGTTCGGCATCGTCGCGATCGTCTTCTCGGCGATGGCGATGAGCGCGAACAAGGAAGGCGACTTCACCAAGGCCCACGAGATGGCCGAGAAGGCCAACAAGTTCGGCTGGATCGGCTTCTGGCTCGGGCTCGTCGCCATCGCCATCAACATCATCCTCAACGTCCTCGCGGCCATGGCCCAAAACCCATGA
- a CDS encoding CD225/dispanin family protein, giving the protein MNQHNDWDDEDNEDPGGFDINEPPTPPIEQSQYAPHSHHAPRHQRHNYKADDQLVSSILIMLFCCQPLGIVSTVFSALAMSANSSGDYDTAHRQANTARKCNAWGLGLGLAYLVFVVIIMVISIAAGG; this is encoded by the coding sequence ATGAACCAGCACAACGACTGGGACGACGAAGACAACGAGGACCCCGGCGGCTTCGACATCAACGAACCCCCGACGCCGCCGATCGAGCAGTCCCAATACGCGCCCCACAGCCACCACGCCCCACGCCACCAGCGGCACAACTACAAGGCGGATGACCAGCTCGTCTCGTCCATCCTGATCATGCTGTTCTGCTGCCAGCCGCTGGGCATCGTCTCGACCGTGTTCTCCGCGCTCGCGATGTCCGCGAACAGTTCGGGCGACTACGACACCGCCCACCGCCAAGCCAACACCGCGCGCAAGTGCAACGCCTGGGGGCTCGGGCTCGGGCTGGCGTACCTCGTGTTCGTCGTCATCATCATGGTGATCTCGATCGCCGCCGGCGGGTAA
- a CDS encoding HAD-IIIA family hydrolase encodes MSVANEVKLIIFDVDGVLTDGGLYVADDGTPSKKFHVRDGLGVKLAQSAGLEVAVLTGKVSEVVHHRMVELGITHFIQGSKDKGTDVHALEEMAGVALQHTAYVGDDLIDLPAFAKVGYPIAVADAVAEVKEAAMLVTHARGGHGAAREAIEHILKAQGKWDAVVARYAGGAQGPRGSGAK; translated from the coding sequence ATGTCTGTTGCCAACGAAGTCAAGCTGATCATTTTTGATGTCGACGGTGTCCTCACCGACGGCGGTCTGTACGTCGCCGACGATGGGACGCCGTCGAAGAAGTTTCATGTGCGTGACGGGCTGGGGGTCAAGCTCGCGCAGTCGGCCGGGCTCGAGGTCGCGGTGCTGACGGGGAAGGTAAGCGAGGTCGTGCATCACCGGATGGTCGAGCTGGGCATCACGCACTTCATCCAGGGCAGCAAGGACAAGGGCACAGATGTCCACGCGCTCGAAGAAATGGCGGGCGTCGCGCTGCAGCACACGGCCTACGTCGGCGACGATCTTATCGACCTGCCGGCGTTCGCGAAGGTGGGCTACCCGATCGCCGTGGCGGACGCGGTGGCCGAGGTGAAGGAGGCGGCGATGTTAGTGACCCACGCCAGGGGCGGGCACGGCGCCGCCCGCGAGGCGATCGAGCACATCCTGAAAGCGCAGGGCAAGTGGGACGCGGTTGTGGCCCGCTACGCGGGAGGGGCTCAGGGGCCCAGGGGCTCTGGGGCCAAGTGA
- a CDS encoding KpsF/GutQ family sugar-phosphate isomerase → MSTPPEARDPRPETRESYAAFAQTVLDAERDAIGHIRLDGQFDQAVELVKTLGGSLVISGLGKSGLIGQKLSATFASTGTPSHFLHPVEAMHGDLGRVRRGDAVLLLSFGGGTEEVVTLAMLLKQDNIKTIALVGKPGSELGRLCDVTLTVGDVTEACPHNLAPTASTTATMALGDALALSVMRARNFSATDFKKYHPGGGLGKQMMPVTQAMRFKCSAPGISEGNLRTITRGTAMSVAYAQAEQAAKDSGLRRPGALLVVDDAGKLVGFVTDGDLRTALIQRGPEVWESPIDAIMTKNPTTLPQDALVRDAVHIVREHRFDEIPVVATDGKPVGLIDVQDLAALKVIEG, encoded by the coding sequence ATGTCCACCCCACCCGAAGCCCGCGACCCAAGACCCGAAACCCGGGAGAGTTACGCTGCGTTCGCGCAGACCGTGCTGGACGCGGAGCGCGACGCGATCGGGCATATCCGGCTGGACGGCCAGTTCGACCAGGCGGTCGAGCTGGTCAAAACGCTCGGGGGCTCGCTTGTGATCTCGGGTCTGGGCAAGAGCGGGCTCATCGGCCAAAAACTCAGCGCGACGTTCGCGTCCACCGGCACGCCCAGCCACTTCCTCCACCCCGTCGAGGCGATGCACGGCGACCTGGGCAGGGTCCGGCGCGGCGACGCGGTGCTGCTCCTGAGCTTCGGCGGCGGGACGGAAGAAGTCGTGACCCTCGCGATGCTGCTCAAGCAGGACAACATCAAAACCATCGCGCTGGTGGGTAAGCCCGGCAGCGAGCTGGGCCGGCTGTGCGACGTGACGCTGACCGTCGGCGATGTGACCGAGGCCTGCCCGCACAACCTCGCGCCGACCGCGAGCACGACCGCGACAATGGCGCTGGGCGATGCGCTGGCGCTGAGCGTGATGCGGGCGCGCAACTTCAGCGCGACCGACTTCAAGAAATACCACCCCGGCGGCGGGCTGGGCAAGCAGATGATGCCCGTGACCCAGGCGATGCGGTTCAAGTGCAGCGCCCCCGGAATCAGCGAAGGGAACCTGCGGACGATTACGCGGGGTACGGCGATGAGCGTGGCGTATGCCCAGGCCGAGCAGGCCGCGAAGGACAGCGGGCTGCGTCGGCCCGGCGCGCTGCTCGTCGTGGATGATGCGGGCAAGCTCGTGGGCTTTGTGACCGACGGCGACCTGCGCACCGCGCTGATCCAGCGCGGCCCGGAGGTCTGGGAGAGCCCGATCGACGCGATCATGACGAAGAACCCGACGACACTCCCGCAGGATGCGCTCGTCCGCGATGCCGTCCACATCGTGCGCGAGCACCGCTTCGACGAGATCCCCGTCGTTGCTACAGACGGCAAACCCGTCGGGCTGATCGATGTGCAGGATTTGGCGGCGCTGAAAGTGATTGAAGGGTGA
- a CDS encoding segregation/condensation protein A, which produces MQEPATVHPESPSPQTPGPAPQSGDYRIRLDAYAGPMDLLLYLVKRHEIDLHDIPMAKLTEQYLGHLEVIKQIDVESAGEFLVMAATLVEVKSRMIIPAGQRPDEDDPTKDIDDEPESDPRFELVQQLLAYKAYKDAAYALEARAEQWEDRFPVKAKAGQKPIAHEAPEEKMLDLEDVNVFDLCEAFGHILESVGHVGDHEVTYDDTPISLHAEDIHDRLKRDAPPDGLSLAEIFEGRKGKSEMIGLFLATLELVRQHLVTVVVDDPMAGGTGILPVKTPAPDRQDACPTLKKPGAHIRLVLVSEQDRQRDQHDTDAATDWTDAETGKMQYDWPDAESRLRFERRERLRSTLQAKADAEAKGEAFDLKQYKAAQANNDASFDELDEEELAIEEDDADYLEHGDGDDS; this is translated from the coding sequence ATGCAAGAACCCGCCACCGTCCATCCCGAAAGCCCGAGCCCCCAGACCCCAGGCCCGGCACCCCAATCCGGCGACTACCGCATCCGCCTCGACGCCTACGCCGGGCCGATGGACCTGCTGCTCTACCTCGTCAAGCGCCACGAGATCGACCTGCACGACATCCCCATGGCCAAGCTCACCGAGCAGTACCTGGGCCACCTCGAAGTCATCAAGCAGATCGACGTCGAGTCGGCCGGCGAGTTCCTCGTCATGGCCGCGACGCTCGTCGAAGTTAAGTCGCGCATGATCATCCCCGCCGGGCAACGGCCCGACGAAGACGACCCGACCAAGGACATCGACGACGAGCCCGAATCCGACCCGCGCTTCGAGCTTGTCCAACAACTCCTCGCCTACAAGGCCTACAAGGACGCGGCCTACGCCCTCGAAGCCCGCGCAGAGCAGTGGGAAGACCGCTTCCCCGTCAAAGCCAAAGCGGGACAAAAACCCATCGCGCATGAGGCACCCGAAGAAAAGATGCTCGACCTCGAAGATGTCAATGTCTTCGACCTCTGCGAGGCCTTCGGCCACATCCTCGAATCCGTCGGCCACGTGGGCGACCACGAAGTCACCTACGACGATACACCCATCTCCCTGCACGCCGAGGACATCCACGACCGTCTCAAACGCGACGCCCCGCCAGACGGCCTGTCGCTCGCGGAGATTTTCGAGGGACGCAAAGGCAAGTCCGAGATGATCGGGCTGTTCCTCGCGACCCTGGAGCTGGTCCGGCAACACCTCGTGACGGTGGTGGTCGATGACCCGATGGCCGGTGGCACAGGCATCCTGCCTGTGAAGACCCCTGCACCTGACAGGCAGGATGCCTGTCCCACCTTGAAGAAACCCGGGGCGCACATCCGTCTGGTGCTTGTTTCCGAGCAGGACCGCCAACGCGACCAGCACGACACCGACGCCGCGACCGACTGGACCGACGCCGAGACCGGCAAGATGCAGTACGACTGGCCCGATGCCGAGAGCCGATTGCGTTTCGAGCGCCGCGAACGCCTGCGCTCCACCCTGCAAGCCAAAGCGGACGCGGAAGCCAAGGGTGAGGCCTTCGACCTCAAGCAATACAAAGCCGCGCAGGCCAACAACGACGCATCGTTCGACGAGCTGGACGAAGAAGAACTCGCGATCGAGGAAGACGACGCCGACTACCTCGAACACGGGGACGGGGACGATTCGTAG